Within the Novosphingobium sp. SL115 genome, the region TGCCGACTATAAGACCAGCGTCGAAAACGTCTTCGCCTGTGGCGATATGCGTCGCGGGCAGAGCCTTGTCGTCTGGGCGATCCGCGAAGGCCGCCAGTGCGCGCGCTCGGTCGATCAAGCGCTGATGGGTGTCAGCGAGCTGCCGCGCTGACGTTCACAGGCATGGCCGAATAGCAAAAAGGGCGTCCCTTCGGGGCGCCCTTTCTGTTTGAAAGCAATGCTTTATTCTAGCCACCCAATAGCGCCGCGCTCCAAGCAGGCTCGTTGAAGCCGACCAGCAGGCCGCCATCATGTTCGCCAATAGGGCGCTTGATGAGAGAAGGCTGTGCCACCATCAACGCGATTGCGCTGGTCGTGTCGAGATTAGCTTTGGCTTGGTCGGGCAGTTTGCGGAAGGTGGTGCCGGCCTTGTTCAGCACTTTGTCCAGCCCGGCCTTTTCGATCCAGCCCGCCAGTTTTGATGCGTCTGCACCCAGCTTCTTGTAGTCATGAAATGTGTATTCGATCCTGTTGGCATCCAGCCAAACGCGCGTGCGCTTGACCGTATCGCAATTGGGTATTCCATAAACTGTCAGCATGGCCGCCTCATGAAGCAATATAATTCAAAGAAATAAGTAGCGCCTCAGGTGCCTGCCCGGCTTGCGGCGGATGGTGCCCCAGGTGATGATGTGGCTGTATTGTCCGTTTCACCGGAGACGCGCGTGAAGTGGTGAATGCGCGAAGGCGTGCCTGCGAGCAGGGAGTAGCTTTCGTAGTAGAGGTCACGGCCCTTGCCCTGCACTGCGGCATGGTCTGCCACGCGCCGCCATGCCAGCGCAGCGGCTTCGTCAGCCCATTCCGACAGGGCCACAACCTCGCCATCGTCGGCGGTATAGCTTTTGAAGCTGAGGAAGCCGGGTTGGGTGCGGGCCAGCGCATCCATGCGCGCAGCATCAGCTGCATAGGCGACGGCGTCAATATCGGCGCGCTTGCGGTTGCGGAAGACAACGAGATACATGGTCCGGTTGATAGCTTGCCTCACCTCGCGCCGAAAGGTGGACTTTTTTGTCTCATTAAGACATGGGCGGGGGCATGAGCCTGAACAGCTTCGGACACATGTTCCGTTTCACCACTTGG harbors:
- a CDS encoding arsenate reductase, whose product is MLTVYGIPNCDTVKRTRVWLDANRIEYTFHDYKKLGADASKLAGWIEKAGLDKVLNKAGTTFRKLPDQAKANLDTTSAIALMVAQPSLIKRPIGEHDGGLLVGFNEPAWSAALLGG
- a CDS encoding antibiotic biosynthesis monooxygenase family protein translates to MYLVVFRNRKRADIDAVAYAADAARMDALARTQPGFLSFKSYTADDGEVVALSEWADEAAALAWRRVADHAAVQGKGRDLYYESYSLLAGTPSRIHHFTRVSGETDNTATSSPGAPSAASRAGT